From Caloenas nicobarica isolate bCalNic1 chromosome 18, bCalNic1.hap1, whole genome shotgun sequence, a single genomic window includes:
- the LOC135996277 gene encoding 5-hydroxytryptamine receptor 3A-like, translating into MQGAFIAILTFSLGTGAAPRYVCTYYDVVEHLNISSHSKLHTHILPKTNLKEPMEVTMDFLLVAILSVVEKLQTVSFYFVLDLRWKNPFATWDPQDFCNISKVVLPMDMYWSPPIFILERVNGQNSNLDYVTVMHNGRFNSTQTFQVTLTCSLMILKFPFDTQMCNVSIASYLHPVTDLVMKTRRTAEEIMKDSQSFFLTDGEWKFTNVSIIEHIDALDDGEFSVVTYVISMDRRSILYVLNLILPTCALYLLDMAVLFGPSSLEEKIGFQITIILGSSMLAVILNNILPTSSNKPPIIVVFFLGTFLLMIMAVLDTFFLLHQQHKSLRFNKTLRSFQQEVLVTRTINKLPTERPAKEGTQRLNLPKKDQEKGRPGNPQRHLPEQDSFLLVLEKVLLYTHFFLSLVFFAIISIKWSS; encoded by the exons ATGCAGGGAGCTTTTATAGCCATCCTCACCTTTTCTCTTGGGACAG gggctgctccaaggTACGTCTGCACCTACTATGATGTGGTTGAGCACCTGAACATCTCCTCTCACAGCaagctgcacacacacatcctGCCCAAGACAAACCTGAAGGAGCCCATGGAAGTGACAATGGATTTTCTCCTGGTGGCTATTCTCTCTGTG GTCGAAAAGCTCCAGACGGTCAGTTTTTACTTCGTGTTGGACCTG AGGTGGAAAAACCCTTTTGCAACCTGGGACCCGCAGGATTTCTGCAACATTTCCAAAGTCGTTCTGCCCATGGATATGTATTGGTCTCCTCCCATCTTCATTTTAGAGCG AGTGAACGGACAAAACTCCAATTTGGATTACGTGACCGTCATGCACAACGGCAGATTCAACTCCACCCAGACCTTCCAGGTCACCTTAACCTGCAGCTTGATGATCCTCAAGTTTCCCTTTGACACGCAGATGTGCAACGTGAGCATAGCTTCGTATCTCCACCCAG TAACAGACCTTGTCATGAAGACAAGACGGACAGCAGAGGAAATCATGAAAGACAGCCAGAGTTTCTTCCTAACTGATGGAGAATGGAAGTTCACCAACGTGAGCATCATTGAACACATAGACGCGCTGGATGACGGAGAATTTTCTGTGGTCACCTACGTG ATCTCCATGGACAGACGCTCCATTCTGTATGTTTTGAACCTGATCCTCCCAACGTGCGCCCTGTACCTGCTGGACATGGCTGTGCTGTTTGGCCCCAGCTCTCTCGAGGAGAAAATCGGTTTCCAGATTACCATCATCCTCGGCAGCTCCATGTTAGCCGTGATCCTCAACAACATCCTCCCAACCTCCTCCAACAAACCACCCATAATAG TTGTGTTCTTCTTAGGCACCTTCCTGCTCATGATCATGGCCGTGTTGGACACCTTCTTCCTCTTGCACCAGCAGCACAAATCCCTGCGCTTCAACAAGACTCTCAGGAGCTTCCAGCAAG AGGTGCTGGTGACAAGAACCATCAACAAGCTGCCCACGGAACGTCCCGCCAAGGAAGGCACCCAACGGCTGAACCTTCCCAAGAAGGACCAGGAAAAAGGGAGACCAGGCAACCCCCAGAGgcacctgccggagcaggacTCATTCCTGCTAGTTCTGGAGAAGGTGCTTCTCTACACTCACTTCTTTCTGTCCCTGGTGttttttgctattatttctATAAAATGGAGCAGCTAG
- the KCTD2 gene encoding BTB/POZ domain-containing protein KCTD2, with protein sequence MAELAATEGPPRGRTPSPGPGGAPGPPSPRAAGAAAGPGGAQSPPGAARPPAASKWVRLNVGGTYFVSTRQTLCREPKSFLCRLCCQDGPELGSDKDETGAYLIDRDPTYFGPILNYLRHGKLIINKELAEEGVLEEAEFYNIASLVRLVKERIRDNENRTSQGPVKHVYRVLQCQEEELTQMVSTMSDGWKFEQLISIGSSYNYGNEDQAEFLCVVSRELNNSTNGIVKEPSEKAKILQERGSRM encoded by the exons ATGGCCGAGCTGGCGGCAACGGAGGGGCCGCCGCGGGGTCGCACGCCCAGCCCGGGCCCCGGGGGAGCGCCGGGGCCGCCCAGCCCCCGCGCggccggagcggcggcgggaccCGGTGGGGCTCAGTccccgcccggcgcggcccggccgcccgcGGCCTCCAAGTGGGTTCGGCTGAACGTGGGCGGCACGTACTTCGTGAGCACCCGGCAGACGCTGTGCCGGGAGCCCAAGTCCTTCCTGTGCCGGCTCTGCTGCCAGGACGGGCCCGAGCTCGGCTCCGACAAG GATGAGACCGGGGCGTATCTCATCGATAGAGACCCCACGTATTTTGGTCCAATACTGAACTACCTCCGACATGGGAAGCTCATCATAAACAAGGAGCTGGCAGAAGAAG GAGTACTTGAAGAAGCCGAGTTTTACAATATTGCATCTCTTGTGCGGCTAGTGAAGGAGCGGATACGGGATAACGAGAACAGAACCTCCCAG GGACCTGTGAAGCACGTGTACAGGGTCCTGCAGTGCCAAGAGGAGGAGCTCACACAGATGGTGTCCACAATGTCTGACGGGTGGAAATTCGAACAG CTGATCAGCATTGGATCTTCCTATAACTACGGAAACGAAGACCAGGCAGAATTCCTCTGCGTTGTGTCCAGGGAGCTCAACAATTCTACCAATGGCATCGTCAAGGAGCCCAGCGAGAAGGCAAAG attCTTCAAGAGCGAGGATCCCGGATGTAA
- the MRPL58 gene encoding large ribosomal subunit protein mL62 produces the protein MAAHTLRGLCRWRPGLLAARFSQRAAAGTEYRSAYSLDKLYPPRQDGAASAAEETQPNALDIPLARLSVSYSHSSGPGGQHVNKVNTKAEVRFHLASADWIPEAAREKMALMHRNKINRAGELIVNSEESRYQMRNLAICLEKIRTMVTEATEKPKVVSKETTQKLIERVEKMNRERLRQKKIHSNIKQSRKADFD, from the exons ATGGCGGCGCACACGCTGCGGGGCCTGTGCCGCTGGCGGCCGGGACTTCTCGCCGCCCGGTTCTCGCAGCGGGCCGCCGCCGGGACCGAGTACCGGAGCGCCTACAGCCTGGACAAGCTGTACCCGCCGCGGCAGGACGGCGCCGCCAGCGCTGCG GAGGAGACGCAGCCGAACGCCCTCGACATCCCCCTGG CTCGTCTGAGCGTGTCCTACAGCCACAGCAGCGGCCCCGGGGGCCAGCACGTCAATAAAG tgAACACCAAGGCAGAAGTTCGGTTCCACCTGGCGTCAGCAGACTGGATTCCAGaggctgcaagagaaaaaatggCATTGATG CACAGGAATAAGATAAACCGAGCTGGTGAGCTGATCGTGAACTCTGAAGAGAGTCGCTACCAAATGAGGAATCTGGCAATTTGTCTAGAAAAAATACGAACCATGGTCACGGAGGCTACTGAGAAACCCAAGGTGGTGTCTAAGGAGACTACACAGAAACTCATAGAGAG gGTGGAAAAAATGAACCGTGAACGACTACGACAGAAAAAGATACACTCAAATATAAAACAGAGCAGGAAGGCAGACTTTGACTGA
- the ATP5PD gene encoding ATP synthase subunit d, mitochondrial: MAGRRAAIKAIDWAAFAERVPPNQRAMFNALKTRSDALSARLAALPEKPPTIDWAHYKAAVAKSGMVDEFQKKFSALKVPEPVDTQTAKIDAQEQEAAKSTAEYVQASKARIAQYEQQLQKLKSMIPFEQMTFEDLNEAFPETKLDKEKYPYWPHKPIADL, translated from the exons ATGGCGGGCCGCAGAGCTGCCATCAAGGCCATCGACTGGGCGGCCTTCGCCGAGAGGGTGCCCCCCAACCAGAGGGCCATGTTCAACGCCCTGAAGACCCGCAGCGACGCGCTGTCCGCCCG GTTGGCTGCTCTGCCAGAGAAACCCCCGACCATCGACTGGGCTCACTACAAGGCCGCTGTTGCTAAATCCGGCATGGTGGATGAGTTTCAGAAGAAG TTCAGTGCACTAAAGGTTCCTGAGCCAGTGGATACACAAACTGCCAAAATCGATGCCCAAGAGCAGGAAGCT GCGAAGAGCACTGCTGAGTACGTGCAGGCTTCCAAGGCTCGAATTGCCCAGTACGAGCAACAG CTCCAGAAGCTCAAAAGCATGATTCCCTTTGAACAGATGACATTTGAAGACTTGAACGAAGCCTTCCCCGAAACCAAACTGGACAAGGAGAAATACCCGTACTGGCCCCACAAACCCATCGCTGATCTGTAA